The segment CCTGCGTGGCAAGCGAGCAGTCGTCGTCGAAGCACGCCCGGATGTCGAGCGCGGACGGGGCGTACCCCTCGGTGGCGAGTTCGCGCTTCAGGTCTCGGAGGTACTCTGGCGCGGTCGATTCGAGCGTGTCCGCTTCGATGCGGACTGGAGTGACGTCTTCGGGGCGACAGCGTTCGATGGTCCGTTCGACGTTGGGCGTGGGACTCGCACTCATTCTACCACTGCATACATACTGGGTATACAAAAGACTTTGTTTATGCTCAGTAGTAATTCTTGAGCAGGTGTCTCGGTCGATTCAGTTACGGATTACCGACCCGTGAGAGAATGGAACACACTTATTATTGCGGCATTGAACGTTCTTGTATGAACGATTGCCCACGCTGTGGCTCTCCCCTGAGCCACTACGCCCTCGCAGACGGGGAAGCGTACGGCTGTGACTCCTGTGGGTGGGTGGGGGTCGACGTGGAGCACCGGAGCAAACCGGCGAAACTCGAATCCTGGCACGACGCCATCACGCGCTTCGAAGCCAAGTTCGCCGCCAACGGCAACGACGACGCCGTGCGCAACCTCGAACGCGTCCGCGACTCCGTCCCCGTCCCCGCAGACGAACCCGAAGGCGAACCCGAACCGATCGTCGACCGGGTCCCCGCCGACGCCGACGCCGACACAGAAGCCGACGCCGCCGACACCGATGAACCCGACGACGAAGACGACCCCGTCGAACACGACGGCGTCGAGGAACGTCCCGAAGCGGACGAAGACGACGTCGCGTCGACCGACGATGATCCGAGCGACGCGACAGCCGACGGAGCGACCGATACCGGCGGCAGGGACGACCCCGACGAATCGGCCGATATGGTCAACGAGGACGACTCCGACGGAGCGACCGATACCGGCGGCGAGGAAGCCTCGCATGGGGCCGACGGACAGGACGACCAGGACGGCGAGCGCGAGGTCGATGCGGACGACTCGAACGACGGCATCGAGGAAGACGCCCAACCCGAAGCCGCCTGATCGACCGCATCGTCCCACCGACCGGGTTTCTCCACGTACTCAGGACTCATCGTCGTCGCGTCGCTACGCGCTGT is part of the Halorubellus sp. JP-L1 genome and harbors:
- a CDS encoding zf-TFIIB domain-containing protein encodes the protein MNDCPRCGSPLSHYALADGEAYGCDSCGWVGVDVEHRSKPAKLESWHDAITRFEAKFAANGNDDAVRNLERVRDSVPVPADEPEGEPEPIVDRVPADADADTEADAADTDEPDDEDDPVEHDGVEERPEADEDDVASTDDDPSDATADGATDTGGRDDPDESADMVNEDDSDGATDTGGEEASHGADGQDDQDGEREVDADDSNDGIEEDAQPEAA